In the genome of Monodelphis domestica isolate mMonDom1 chromosome 2, mMonDom1.pri, whole genome shotgun sequence, one region contains:
- the SLC19A1 gene encoding reduced folate transporter, giving the protein MEDPQKPGATAAPDRSWKFLVFYLCFFGFMSQMRPGESFITPYLLGQNFTREQVANEITPVLTYSYMAVLVPVFLLTDFLRYKPVLVLQSASHVAVWLLLCFGASTLAMQFMEFFYGVTMAARVAYSSYIFSLVSPARYQRMAGYSRSSVLLGVFASSVLGQLCVTAGRVPFATLNRVSLGFMGFGLLLALFLKRPKRSLFFNRREAAAAGPELERMNPDQAAAGGASALGRMLAQLGDVARVPQLRLWSLWWVFNFVGYYLVIYYVHILWSEVNPDKVYNGGVDAAATLLGAAAAFAAGFVRLRWAVWSELVIGSVTVLQAGLILLMYSTGDIWLCYAALVLFRGLQQFLVPIATFQIASSLTKELCALVFGVNTFLATVLKTIVTIIVADKRGLGLPVRSQFRIYFGYFTVLAVAYFSGAVYVALKHCRQSRLQRVPLANELRSPAEGSEKAQSPDDDGVRGVQA; this is encoded by the exons ATGGAGGACCCCCAGAAGCCCGGGGCCACCGCGGCCCCCGACAGGTCCTGGAAGTTCCTGGTCTTCTACCTCTGCTTCTTCGGCTTCATGAGCCAGATGCGGCCCGGCGAGAGCTTCATCACGCCCTACCTGCTGGGCCAGAACTTCACCCGGGAGCAG GTCGCCAACGAGATCACGCCGGTGCTCACCTACTCGTACATGGCCGTGCTGGTGCCCGTCTTCCTGCTCACCGACTTCCTGCGCTACAAGCCGGTGCTGGTGCTGCAGAGCGCGAGCCACGTGGCCGTGTGGCTGCTGCTCTGCTTCGGCGCCAGCACGCTGGCCATGCAGTTCATGGAGTTCTTCTACGGCGTCACCATGGCGGCGCGCGTCGCCTACTCCTCGTACATCTTCTCCCTGGTCAGCCCGGCGCGCTACCAGCGCATGGCCGGCTACTCGCGCTCCTCCGTGCTGCTGGGCGTCTTCGCCAGCTCCGTGCTGGGCCAGCTCTGCGTCACGGCCGGCCGCGTCCCCTTCGCCACCCTCAACCGCGTCTCGCTGGGCTTCATGGGCTTCGGGCTGCTCCTGGCGCTCTTCCTGAAGCGGCCCAAGCGCAGCCTCTTCTTCAACCGgcgggaggcggcggcggcggggccCGAGCTGGAGCGCATGAACCCGGACCAGGCGGCGGCCGGCGGGGCCTCGGCGCTGGGGCGGATGCTGGCGCAGCTCGGGGACGTGGCGCGCGTGCCGCAGCTGCGCCTCTGGTCGCTGTGGTGGGTGTTCAACTTCGTGGGCTACTACCTGGTCATCTACTACGTCCACATCCTGTGGAGCGAGGTGAACCCGGACAAGGTCTACAACGGCGGCGTGGACGCGGCCGCCACGCTGCTCG GGGCCGCGGCCGCCTTCGCCGCCGGCTTCGTGAGGCTCCGCTGGGCCGTGTGGTCGGAGCTGGTGATCGGGAGCGTCACCGTCCTCCAGGCCGGGCTCATCCTGCTCATGTACAGCACCGGCGACATCTGGCTGTGCTACGCCGCCCTCGTGCTGTTCCGAGGCCTCCAGCAGTTCCTGGTGCCCATCGCCAC TTTCCAGATCGCCTCCTCCCTGACCAAGGAGCTGTGCGCCCTCGTGTTCGGCGTCAACACCTTCCTGGCCACCGTCCTGAAGACCATCGTGACCATCATCGTGGCCGACAAGAGGGGCCTGGGGCTCCCCGTCCGCTCCCAG TTCCGAATCTACTTTGGCTACTTCACGGTGCTGGCTGTGGCCTACTTCTCGGGGGCCGTGTACGTGGCGCTGAAGCACTGTCGGCAGAGCCGACTGCAGAGGGTCCCTTTGGCGAATGAGCTGAGGAGCCCCGCGGAGGGGTCCGAGAAGGCGCAGAGCCCGGATGATGACGGTGTCCGCGGGGTGCAGGCCTGA